Below is a genomic region from Cyanobacteriota bacterium.
ATCCTACAGGAATAATGCTATAGAATTTGCTCAGTTATAGGGGTGCAGTTTTATAGACAGCGTTACCAGGCAGGAGTGTGATTCGGCTGAGGGTTATGAGTACAACTCCCCACTTAGTGCAAGTACAGACGGAAGCAGAGCAGATTGCGCTTATAGAGAGTTTGATCAGCGTTGGCACTGCAATGTTTCGGTGTAGCACAGTGAACGATTTGCTGAACCTCATCCTTTCAACTAGTCGAGAGATCACTTGGAGTGACGCTGGCAGTATTTACTTAGTTGACCAAAGTGACGGCATCCTGAAGTTGTTATTTGAGGTTTCTCAAAATTCCTCAAAGCCAACGCTATCCCTACGATCGTTTGCCATCCCTATTAGCAGCAATAGCTTGGCCGGGTATGTTGCGTCAACAGGCCAAAGTCTAAACTGGCCAGATGTCTATGACTTGCCCCCAGATGTGCCCTATAAGCTTGATCACAGTTTTGATATGGATACATCCTATCGCGCGAGATCAATGCTAGTGTTGCCAATGCAGAATTCCAAGCAAGAAACGCTGGGCGTAATTCAGCTCATTAATCGCAAGCGATCACCCGATGCAGTGATTACACCTGAGAATGTCCATGAGTTAACTCAACCCTATTCACTGCTAGAGGAACGAATTGTGCGATCGCTAGCCTGTCAAGCGGCAGCGGCTATGGAGTTACTGACTATTCGTCAATAATCGCAACTCTTCAAGTTATGCCGTTACTCCCAGCAAAATTCCAGCCAGACCATTGTCACCGCTAAGCGATCGCACTAAGCTTGGTCTTTTCCTAACTCAGCCGATGCTGCGTGAGACTCACTACTACTGATTTCGTCATCAAGGCTAGGCAATTCCAAGCAATATCCAGCACCATAGACAGTCTTGATATAGCGAGGATGCCGGGGATCAGGCTCTAACTTAGTTCTAAGGTGACGCACGTGCACACGAATGGTTTCAATGTCATCGTCTGGGTCATATCCCCAAACTTCCTTAAGGATCTCGCTAGGTGAGACCGTTTGCCCGTGACGTTGCAGAAGGCAATGCAGCAGCTCAAACTCTAGGTGAGTAAGCTTAACAGTTTTGTTGAACCAAATTGCTTCAAAGCGTTCTGGAACCAAGGTCAATGGGCCATGGCTTAGAATCTCGCTGTGCTTTGCTGCTTGGGGAATGCGATCAGTGCGGCGCAATAAGGCCCTAACTCGCGCTAGCATTTCCTGCACTTCAAAGGGCTTCGTTATGTAGTCATCAGCACCTGCATTAAACCCTTCAACCTTATCTTGGGTTTGTCCCAGGGCTGTAAGCATTAGTACTGGAATGTCTGCTGTGCGCTCATCACGGCGGAGGCGTTGACAAATTGTAAAACCATCAACCTTAGGCAGCATCAGATCCAACATGATTAGATCAGGCTGCAACTGAAGTGCTAGGGCTTGGCCCTTAACTCCGTCTTGAGCATAGCTCACGTCATAGCCTGCTAGTTCCAAGTTAACGGAGACTAGCTCTGAAATTGCAGGATCGTCATCGATGAGAAGTATCCGAGGCATCATCAAGACTAAAAGACGCTACACAAAGCTCTGGATGTAATAAATACTGTAATCAGCGTTTACTAGTCCAGTCACACCTAGATTATAGGCGGGGTTTGTAAATATTTCTCAATCAAATACAACTGATAGTAATATTATGTTAATTCTTTGTTGCCTTATGGTATTGGCATACAGGATAGATTATTTAGGCTTATCCTGCAAGGATGTATATCAAATTACTGAGCTAATGCCTTATTCGCAATGCCAAGGCAACGCCTAGAATGACAGACGGCAGTAGCACGACTGTTAACACTAGTCCGTTAGTTGCTGTAATATCCCAGCCTACGAAAGCATATTTAATCGTGATGGACAGCACTCCAGACAGTAACAAGACCTTCAGTATGAACCAAGTTGACGGGCTAGTCATGAGTTCAGTGCTCTATGTAATGCAGGTTATGTTGGCAACAACGGCAGAAGTAATGTTACGAAGTAATAGACCAGTGGTGCTGTGAAAACGTAACTATCTGCCCGATCGAGGATGCCTCCATGACCGGGGATCAATTGCCCAGAGTCTTTTACGCCTGCATCTCGTTTCATCATCGATTCTGTTAAATCACCCAACAGACTGGCAATGCCAATGATCAGTCCTAAAGCTACACCAGAAAAAGGAATCCCTGGCCATCCTAAGTACCAACTGCCAATGACTCCAACAATGATGCTGGCCGTAACACCAAAAATAGCTCCTTCCACAGTTTTTTTGGGACTAATGGCTGATAGGCTAGTGCGTCCTAGCCACTTACCAAAGAGATAGGCACTAATGTCGGCAGCCCAGATGCAACCAAATGCTAGGAGGGTTGCTGTTAGCCCTAGAGGTAAGTCTTGAGGATGAGTCCACGTAGTTGGAAAGAAGCCACCAAAGGGCAAATTGCTGTACTGAGAGCTTTCTAGCGATCGCAAGCGCACCCAGTAGCTAGGCAAATAGCCACCATAGAAGAGTCCTAGGATGGAGGTAGCAATATCAGCAATAGTGGCCAGTTTGGGCTGGAAGAGTAAGTAGAAACAGATACAGGTGCCAGCTACGGGCAGCACAGCATCTGCTAAGTCTACGGAAACAGTGCAGATGATCAACAAGGCCTGACTCACAGCCAAGGTAGTTTTGGCAGCAGGAGCAATGCCCTTAGCATGGGCGAGTTGAAAATATTCCATCTGCCCTAAATAAACAATGATGCCAAAGGGCACTGTGAAATACCAACCCCCTAGTAGAATCATTGCCAACGCTAAGGCGATCGCTACGATAGCGCTAATAATCCGTGTCCAAGGCACTCCGCCGATTGTTCCAGTCAGCCACAACATAGGTTTAGGTAAAAAAAATAACAGTCAGATCAACCTCAGCAATTTAGTTACGAGCGTGCACGGTTGGTATGTCTTAAAGCAAGGCACCATCGCAGTGTAGAGTATTGGTGTCAACCCAGTGCACCAAATTAAGCAAGAGACACTGAAACTGTGCAACATTAGGGCTAGTTAAGGACTAAAGGCTAATCGCCTAACAAAAAGACGTACCCTTGTCATCTCTCCACGCTTACAGTGCTGTTAAACTCACCAGTTACAGATACCAACTGCGATACCCATGGTAGTCACAGCACTACGTTTACTCATTCACACCTAATTCTAAGTATGAAGTCTTTTACCAAGGAGAGGATAGGAAATCACAGGACTTGATGGCGCTCTACACGGCTAAGGGGAAAGACACTTGTATGGAAGGGAGAGGCTCTATTGCTTCTGCTATCGGTTGAATGTGACATCTACAAACCAAGAGTGAATTGTTCACGTTACACGAGTAGCATAACCGTTTCTTAATCTAATTTTTCACCACTGAGCACAAAAATTGGATCCAAAGCTGCAAAGGTCTGATGGGTACCTTTGCGTTCTAGACGGTTAACTGCAGATTGCACAACTTCGACATTGCGCACATGAAGCTCGGCAAAGCTTTCTGAAATTTTGTACAAATTTTCCAAGTTACTGGCAGTGGCAACGATGCGTCCCCCAGAGCGCAAGTGCTGCCAGACTTCTTGCAATACATCTTTGATGGGTCGTCCGCCCTCGATGCAAACACAGTCAGGCGGCGCGGGTAGTTCTTTCAGACAGTCAGGAGCACTGCCTTCGACAACCCTAACGTTGGTAACTCCAAAGCGATCGCAGTTGCGGCGAATCAGTGCTGCCACTTCTTCATCACGTTCAACAGCAACAATTTGTCCGCGGGGGCAGAGTAGCCCAACTTCTACCGGAATGGTACCTGTGCCCGCCCCAATGTCCCACAACAACGCATTTGCCCGCAGCCTGAGTTGTGACAAGATCAGCAGTCGGATTTCGCGTTTGCTGAGAGGGATGCCGGGTAATCGCTCAAACAGGTCGTCAGAGATGCCGGGCGTGACATATTGCCACAGTTGGGAAGACGAGGACATGGAAGCACTATAACAAGTTAGGATCTGGCTAGAAACTCAGCGTGATAGGTTTCTGGAGTATTCAGGTCAAGAAAAATATCGGTACTGTTTACCTCTATTGTGTGCACAGCCGCAGAAAATTCGTGCAGAATTTGGCGTAACCCCAGGGTATCTTCTCGAATCGCGGTGAGGTTTGGCAATAGACAGTGGGAAAAGAGTGGTGGATGCCCTCGACGATCGCGACAAACAGGCACCGTAATCGAGGCATAACCATGGGCATTATGGGCATCGAGAATAGTTTGGTAAATCCAGGCTGGACGAGGTTGATCCACAGCGGAAATGAAGAGACTGTCTACATTGCCGGATAGGGCAGCTAGTCCCAGCAAAATTGAGCTAGTTTTGCCGTGATGGGGATAAGGGTTGACAACAATAGTGCAGGTAGTTAGAACCTGCGTCCATTCACTCACATTGTGAGTGCCCAAGACGACGATCGGTAAAATGCCTGCTTGGGTAAGCTGCTCTACCTGATAAATCAAGAGTGGTTTGCCCCCAATCCACGGTAATGAGGCTTTGCACCTGCCCATGCGTGTCGATAGCCCTGCTGCCAGAATAATGCTGTAGCACTGAGTAGCCATACCAATGGCAAAAATTGGTTCGTTAGGACAAATTGATTGCTGTTAGGGCCTGTAATGAAAACCTAAGTCCTCACTACCAACGGTCTAACTAGATTATGTATTGCTATAGGTGTGATTCGATAATCGATAAGGTAGTGA
It encodes:
- a CDS encoding GAF domain-containing protein, with product MSTTPHLVQVQTEAEQIALIESLISVGTAMFRCSTVNDLLNLILSTSREITWSDAGSIYLVDQSDGILKLLFEVSQNSSKPTLSLRSFAIPISSNSLAGYVASTGQSLNWPDVYDLPPDVPYKLDHSFDMDTSYRARSMLVLPMQNSKQETLGVIQLINRKRSPDAVITPENVHELTQPYSLLEERIVRSLACQAAAAMELLTIRQ
- a CDS encoding response regulator transcription factor, producing the protein MPRILLIDDDPAISELVSVNLELAGYDVSYAQDGVKGQALALQLQPDLIMLDLMLPKVDGFTICQRLRRDERTADIPVLMLTALGQTQDKVEGFNAGADDYITKPFEVQEMLARVRALLRRTDRIPQAAKHSEILSHGPLTLVPERFEAIWFNKTVKLTHLEFELLHCLLQRHGQTVSPSEILKEVWGYDPDDDIETIRVHVRHLRTKLEPDPRHPRYIKTVYGAGYCLELPSLDDEISSSESHAASAELGKDQA
- a CDS encoding phosphatidate cytidylyltransferase, encoding MPWTRIISAIVAIALALAMILLGGWYFTVPFGIIVYLGQMEYFQLAHAKGIAPAAKTTLAVSQALLIICTVSVDLADAVLPVAGTCICFYLLFQPKLATIADIATSILGLFYGGYLPSYWVRLRSLESSQYSNLPFGGFFPTTWTHPQDLPLGLTATLLAFGCIWAADISAYLFGKWLGRTSLSAISPKKTVEGAIFGVTASIIVGVIGSWYLGWPGIPFSGVALGLIIGIASLLGDLTESMMKRDAGVKDSGQLIPGHGGILDRADSYVFTAPLVYYFVTLLLPLLPT
- the cbiT gene encoding precorrin-6Y C5,15-methyltransferase subunit CbiT yields the protein MSSSSQLWQYVTPGISDDLFERLPGIPLSKREIRLLILSQLRLRANALLWDIGAGTGTIPVEVGLLCPRGQIVAVERDEEVAALIRRNCDRFGVTNVRVVEGSAPDCLKELPAPPDCVCIEGGRPIKDVLQEVWQHLRSGGRIVATASNLENLYKISESFAELHVRNVEVVQSAVNRLERKGTHQTFAALDPIFVLSGEKLD
- a CDS encoding nucleotidyltransferase family protein; protein product: MATQCYSIILAAGLSTRMGRCKASLPWIGGKPLLIYQVEQLTQAGILPIVVLGTHNVSEWTQVLTTCTIVVNPYPHHGKTSSILLGLAALSGNVDSLFISAVDQPRPAWIYQTILDAHNAHGYASITVPVCRDRRGHPPLFSHCLLPNLTAIREDTLGLRQILHEFSAAVHTIEVNSTDIFLDLNTPETYHAEFLARS